In Solanum lycopersicum chromosome 3, SLM_r2.1, the genomic stretch tGCAAGATTCCCTAAACACCACCATTATCAGACAAATAATTTCTAAGTTGAATATGGAAATTGTTGCATCTTATTTTCTTAGATAACTACATGAATATACTTGTAGTCAGTGTTGGACGGTAATTAATGCCTGCGTCACTTGTAGCGATGTCAACTCACTGCTTAGCTAAAGTAAACCACAGTCCAAATGCTGACTGGTATTTTAGATGTTGAGAATCAAAAAGGCATTTAGTGAGGGATTACACGGTAAGCGAGGATCTTTTTTGTAGGAGAACATGTTTTTATCAATGTAGATACCTTTTCTCCACTAACAGAAGAAATTTGAAGATAATTGTGAAATGAAGAAACAATAAATACTAAAATTGTTATTGTAGTTTGTTGTTTGAGTTCACTAAGTGTAGAGTTAACTTATCTAATATAGCCCACACTGTTGGCTTCTGTTTTAGGTGCTTTTCTGAACATAAAATTCTTTCCAGAGGTTTGGACAGAAAGATCTTATATATTGTAGGAAATGCTATTTCTCATTGATTACCCCTTTGAATCCCCCAGTGAATTCAAGAAGAGGAAATTGGAGTTGGCTAGtttttgattaaaatatgaCGAGACTGGAAATAATATACCTTTCGTAAAAAAATAGATGTTATTTGCAACTATAGAAGATAAAAGACAAAAGACAAAAGCAAACATTGTGATAATAAGCAATCTTCTGGATGTACTGCATGAATCAAACTTCTGAAAACTTAGAACCTCATCACTTTACACACTTATACATGGCGATGAAGTATTTCATCGACTGCAATTTGATGCTGTGAGCTACTTAGTCATGGCTATAAATTGTCTCTTTTGATGATTGGAATTGTCCTCTAGTTAATATCATTTACAGATTAAGATTCTTTAACTCCGTTCTAAAAGACTAATTTCTTCTGTTCTGGAATAAAGTTTTTTCGTAAACAACTGGAACTTCACGGAATATTTATATACTAGAATATGCATATCGTTTAGTAAGCCTTAATGGTCCATGTCATGTATGCTATCATTGCCTTCTAATTTATAGACTTTCTTGTTGAGCAGGTCAATGGCCGTCAGAGGATGTCCTTGCCCACTACTGCTTGTCACGTGCAAACATTTTCAGGTATTAACAAATGTTATATTTCATAttggattataatatttttggttgTACCTTCAACTGATTTCAGTTGATTTTCGACTCTTCCAGGGGAAAAAGAGTCATTGAGCTTGGATCTGGCTATGGCTTAGCTGGATTGATCGTCGCAATGACCACAGAAGCACGAGAAGTTTTCATATCTGATGGAAATCCCCAAGTTGTTGATTGTATCCTTTTGATTTAGTGGGGAGATGTGCACTGTAATTTGTTGCACCGATTTTGGCCAATTTCTGGTACATAAAAGGTAAAAGGACAAAAGCACTCTGCTTTTGCACTTCTTTCTTTAATTACTTTGTGGATTCACTAGTATCCATTGTGTTGAGGCCTTGCTTTTTATGTCCTGGGGACCAACCTGTATCAGTTAGGAAAAATAAGCACAAAGGTTGGTGATTGCTGAACCATGCCACCTAATCATCTTTGTGCTGGAGCCTGGAGGGATCCTTTCGCTGTTGTACTGTGTGCTTGTTCAAGGATTTCAAGCAATAAACTAGTGTTTGATCTAAGAGGAAAAATTGTATTTGTTCATTTTCCACTTACTGATCATGCCACTTGTTTTTGCTTGTCAACTCCAATAATAACCTAGTAATTAAGCTGTTTGTCATTCATCAGTAGTATGTTGAAGAATGTAGTATTTGCTAAGACCTCGTCTTTTTCACCTGTCCATTAGTTGTGCAGTATCTTGAATCCTTACTTCGTACTTTCTGTAGTCTAAGATATAAATTGGTAATCATGTAGTGAATCAAATTTACCGGTAATCTTTAAAGGAGTTGTCAGTCTTCTATTTGCTTCCAGTTACACAAACAGTGATTGatctccaagctttattgttgcCCCTATCAGCTCAAACTATGACCTGTGCCTATCAAACATTGCATAAGGTGTCTAAACTTAATTAGTGGTTCAGTAACTCGATTGGTTCACATATCTCTTTACTTCAGATGTACTTAACATTCAGATATACAGCGTAATGTGAATGCCAACTCTGGTTCGTTTGGTGGTACGGAGGTGAAGCCATTGATGCTGCACTGGGGTCAGGAAAAAGACTCTGATATCTCCAACACATTTGATGTCATCATTGCAAGTGACTGGTAGTTGTCTCTTTTCTTACTAAACTGTTCTTTTCCTCGTTGAGAATTCTGCTGTAAGTTGTGAACTGAATGCATCATATCTCTGAGTCACTGTTTTCACATCAATGGCTAATGAATGCTAACTTGGAGAACAGAAAGCTCTATGATTTATACAAAATTGTATAACGACCATGCTAGCcacccccctccccccctctGTTGAGATCTACCTATAATGTGTGGGGGAGTTCAATTCTTATCTTTGTCACCTAAGCCTTTCATGTACACGTGCAAGAACAGAAGACGGATCTTCTCCTTTTCGTCTGCTAAAGTTACTCTGTAGTTTTACTTCTTTTGTCATTTTGCAGCACTTTCTTCAAAGAATTCCATGGAGCACTTGTCCGAACTATCAAATCATTGTTAAAAAAGGAAGGTCCTTCTGAAGCCATACTTTTCAGCCCCAGAAGAGGCAACTCATTGGACAAGTTTCTCGGAGAAGTTAAAGATAGCGGATTGCATTTCAGCACAGACGAAATGTATGACACAGAAGTTTGGAGGCGTCATCAGGGATTTGTCGAAGGTGATGATTCCTGGCCAAATTATGAGATGGATCATTGCTATCCTTTACTGGTCAGAATTACGCGATGAAGATTTGAAAATGCAGGTTATACTGTGTCTAGTATGCTTATTTTGTACATACAAAACCATCAAAAGCTAGCTCAGATCTTATATACTATGATATATGAACTGATTCCACTATGGACAAGTCACTGATTATTATCAgtttatcaaaattttgatattcaGAACCCATTAACTTTAGTTCTTTCACTTTCTTGAGAAGAAATGATTTGGTTGTGTATTGAATATAAACTCCAAAGCACCAACTGATGATGTTAACTATTTCTCTATCAAAAATGGAACATTCAGTGGAAATACCTTGCGATAACGCTCAACTATCTGCTCATCATGATATTGTCATGTCTTGTGTCTTCCTTGTTCTATTGGCTATCACACGTCACGTTTCAAGTTTAAATGTATATctatgtattatgtcttaaatatttcaaatactaAGCTATTTAATTTCTACCTTTtccttgaaatttttgttacacatcaatttattttttatttatagtttgtTGTTTCTATATTTAAGCCAAAATTTTGGTTCTTTATTTAAAGGGACTAATAAAGTTGAAGATAAATTGATATTGAAagtgttttaacttttaatgaactatttcattcgttttaatttgtttatcttGTTTTACTTTGAAtggaattcaaaaaataaagaaacttttaaattttgtaattttacatTGAAATATGTTGAATGTATAAACATGTCATTTAATCTGGTGATTGTTAACATCTTCGGTAGAAATTCGAAATTAAAGAGCGGTTAAAAAGGAAAGagacctttttttttgttttaaacaaacttaaaagataaataagacaaacaaattaaaacgagGAATATAAAGCTAAGTtcggaaaaaataattaaaaagttagGGGGGATAACAATACAATTTGGTATAGTTTGGGGTCTAAATTTGAGTTCTTTGAAAATACAGGGATTCAACAAAACTCAAAGTCGGATAGTTTGTTGTTTCTCTCAGTTCGGAGCTCGAAACATTTTTAACCCCTAATTCTCCCGCCGGCCGGCGATCGGCTGTTGTTCTGATCTTCATCGACGGAAActtctcttccttttttatCTTCGTCACGGGATAACTCAgattttctcatttttggtATCGGAATCAGGAAAGTgaagggaaaaaaaaacaaaagtagtaaattaattttgtagttTTGAATCTCACTTTTGAAGCAATGGATGAAGAAATATCGAATTCAGCGCGGAGAATGTCTATGAGAACTCGTAAAATTGCTCCAAAGATGGCTGCTGCTCTTGCCAGTTCTGATAATAGAACACAGGTATTCTAAATACTTTATGGTTTAACTCAAATTTTGGATATCCTGCTAAATTTGATGattcatatttgtttttttttcgtTGTCGGAGTAGGCTATGCTAGCGCGGCTTGATGCTTTGGAAAGTGATAATGCAGTAGTGGAACCTCAACtacttgatgatgatgatgaagctTCTCTTGACGATGAGGAtcaaggttttttttttctttttctttttttgttcctTGTTTAGAGTTGAATTTGTTCTTTGGTTGTGAGTTTCCCATTACATGATTGGTCAGAAGTTTCGATAAAGGAGGAGGGTCGTGATAGGTTAACGGTTGGAGGAAAAATAGTCTAAGTATGATGAATTCCTCTTAATACTGAATAGATTAGTTGGGGGCGCCCTACATCCTCTAAAATGGGTTTGAATTTGCTGGAATAGATATGGCATATTTAGGTTTCATGTATAATAGATAGGAATATGGATATTTCACCAACAGCCTGCAGGATATCATAGATTTACAGGATTTGGTGATAAGTTGCTTAATAAAGAATGGTATGAAGAATTATGAACTTGTGTACTCTGGATTACAGTGTTACCGCTTCCACTAGTTTTAGCTCGTCTGGAGTTGAATTTGTTCTTAGGTTGTGAGTTTCCCATAGTATAGTTGGTCAGTAGTTACAATAAAGTAGGAGGGTTGTGATAGGCTAATGACTAAAAATAGTCTATAAGTATGATGAATTCCTCTTAATACTGATTTCATTGGTTGGGACATGCTAACTACACTAAAATGGGCTTGAATGTGCCagaatatatatgaaatattggTATAACTGTCctaattagtttaaaattttggCATAGTTTTGATTGGTTCCTTGGGTTCTTCCTATTCCTTTCGCTTAAGCAGTATAGGATTGAGAGAATAGCAGCCTTTGTCATTTATGCCAGCATTATGTTTCACGAATAATAGATAGGAAGATAGATCTTTCACCACACTCAGGAAATTGTACATTTACAGGCTTTGGTGATTAGTTTGCTCAATAAAAGATGGTATAGAGAATATATGGACTTTTGCATTCTGTATTACAGATTGTACGTTTACACgctttagttttttctttttaccccTCCCTAGGAGCTCACGGCTTGTTTCTCCCTTGGTGACTCAAATTCACAACTTTCGGGTTGGAAGTGAGGGGTGCTTACCATCCGAGCAACACCCTCTTGTCTTTAGTTGATTCATATATTCAATAAGGAGTGCTTCACATAGCTGTAATTCCCTTATATTTGCATGTTCATTGAAGCTGAGCCTGCCTCATTACCTATTCAGTAACTAAggagtaaaataaatatttgtgggACTTGATGCTTTTTTGTCAGAGAGTGTAGTCGTCTATCTGTAAAACCATTGCTGTTGAATGAAGACAATGGATTTGGGGGACGTTTTTCTCTTCTTGTGCCTGATGGATTAATGGTGGATCCAGAGAATTTCAGAAGCTAGCGACCGCCTGACCATGAGTAAAAAGAAAAGACAGAGGAGTAAATGAAAAGAATATAACCATCTTTATCTTGTTATCTTTGTTTCCTTCTATCTTTATCATCCCTTCAGCAAACTTCTTTTGTTATACCTTTTCTTTCGGTCCTTAGTGGAGGATTTATATGGTCCTATTCCTTCTCTTCCATTTATAAGTATAAAAACTTTCTTACTTtttcacttcaatttttttaattttaatttcagtATTTCATAAGAAGTACCCAAAGGGCACAAAGCGGAAAACTCGCCAAGCAAAGGCTCTTGAGAATAAGAGAGCCCCAAAATCATTCCTTGAGCTCTTGAATGAGGTATTAGATTTTTCCAAGGCTAGTAGATGTTTTTTTTCTCCTCTACTTCAATGACCTAAATTAACCTCTCACTGTTCTACTTGTGAAGGCAAACCTAGAGTCCTTGCCACCACATGTGCCAACCTATTTAAGAGCAGCGGTAGGACCTCCAAGTTCCATCGCTCGCCGCCATTTCTGCACAGTTTGTGGTTTCTCCTCGACCTATACATGCGTGCAGTGTGGGATGCGCTTCTGCTCAATCAAATGTCGGACCATTCATAATGATACTCGATGCTTGAAATTTGTTGCTTAATTGGTTAGAGTTGCTACCTAATAAATTGGATGGACATGCTGAAGCGTTTTTCTCATGTCCTGTACGCCTCTACCATTTCTAGTTTCATCTTTATATAGCTTATGTACATATTCAGGTACTTTTCTGACTGATCTGGCTTACTTTGGAAATATTGGACTGTCCTTTTTCTCCGAAGGCATATTTGTTGTTACTCCCGCTTGTCAAAGAGCTCTCTTTGCTTTGAGCTTTACTTTTTTCATACATTTGTTTTTCTGTTCTTAAAACATCATTTTACTTACCTTTATGACGGTTGTGTTAACTTGCCTTCCCCAATATGTTCTCACTGCTCTTTGCTTTGTTTTGCTGTCAAGTGTTCCATTACTTTACTGGGAAATGGAGATAGATGGGGTCTGTCCATTGAACCTTAATACCGTTAGTCATATCTTTTTTGCTTGGAAGCCATCTCAATTATATTTGTCTCCATTACCAGATAATTTGCTTTTTTGTGCTTCATTCTTTACTGCAGTTATCTCTTTGCTCTTATTACTGCAGAAGGCAAAGTATAATCTTGCATCTCTACATGTTGCTACCAATAAATTGTTTGATAGAGTGTCAAATTATGGAGGTACGCACCCAAGAATGTGGCCTAGTGGTCTATCACTTTTCATTGTGTATTCAGTGATCAACATTTGTGTCTAAATAGCTTCTTTCAAATGTGCTTCTGCATCCTTGATAAATGTCTTGATAGGAGATATGATTTCTTGGAACTTAGGGTATATATTAACAACCCTTACACTTACACTAGCtagtaaatttcatttaaaaacctTGGACTATAgtttatcacataaaatatgCACCCTCCTTTAATTACATACATCAACATCAATTGAACGGATAATTTTCACTGATATGAAGTCTGCTATGATTGAAAagttttttattcaattctagtgCATTCTAGATTATAACATtgatactaaaaaaatatatataattaaatcaaatgtgtgtattaaaattcaaaactagTAGTACTATATAAGTTGGACCTATAATTTCTAAAACAAATCAAATTTATATGTTAGATACGCCCTTGTCAGTACAAGATCGATGCAACTGCATCATATCCCAAACTGCAACTAAAATATTGATTATCAAGCTTGTCAACAATGGTGATGGACTATTGGTTAATACACCGCGGCTCATGGGCGACGATCCATCGCCAGCACCTCCTCCAGGTGATTTAGGGCTGCAACATTAAACCAAAATTATAAGACAAATAATTATCAAAgaacagaaaaagtaatttaatGTTGAGAGTAAAGTGTTTAACTTATTGAACAGAGTTCTAAGGTTGGTCTTGTGACTCTTGGATGCCTGGTGATTTAGTAATTTCCACGAGGCGGAGATGGTGGGGTCAGTTCATGAATGTTCTTATTTCTTACGAGCAGAAGATTATGTAAACACTTAGTCGAAATCATGATAGCTAAGGCCTTAGTGTAACTTTCCTAAACTC encodes the following:
- the LOC101245230 gene encoding SWR1 complex subunit 6, translated to MDEEISNSARRMSMRTRKIAPKMAAALASSDNRTQAMLARLDALESDNAVVEPQLLDDDDEASLDDEDQVFHKKYPKGTKRKTRQAKALENKRAPKSFLELLNEANLESLPPHVPTYLRAAVGPPSSIARRHFCTVCGFSSTYTCVQCGMRFCSIKCRTIHNDTRCLKFVA
- the LOC101244931 gene encoding calmodulin-lysine N-methyltransferase, whose amino-acid sequence is MEANSGKSTTNASLLRWKILRRNLIRRSSSHSEDKSEMGIQRISRKATHGFNLIPFHLMKDRVEENVNSMDSSRNATLCYTLPVTNASPLILHQRADDMAHLNDFEVCNRYDIDNTGLVCQWPSEDVLAHYCLSRANIFRGKRVIELGSGYGLAGLIVAMTTEAREVFISDGNPQVVDYIQRNVNANSGSFGGTEVKPLMLHWGQEKDSDISNTFDVIIASDCTFFKEFHGALVRTIKSLLKKEGPSEAILFSPRRGNSLDKFLGEVKDSGLHFSTDEMYDTEVWRRHQGFVEGDDSWPNYEMDHCYPLLVRITR